A single region of the Salmo salar chromosome ssa16, Ssal_v3.1, whole genome shotgun sequence genome encodes:
- the LOC106573200 gene encoding CCR4-NOT transcription complex subunit 1 isoform X3, whose translation MNLDSLSLALSQISYLVDNLTKKNYRASQQEIQHIVNRHGPEADRHLLRCLFSHVDFSGDGKSSGKDFHQFLIQECVSLISKPNFISTLCYAIDNPLHYQKSLKPSSHLFTQLSKVLKLSKVQEVIFGLALLNSCNADLRGFAAQFVKQKLPDLLRSYVDADLGVNQEGGFQDIAIEVLHLLLSHLLFGQKGASGVGQEQIDAFLKTLCRDFPQARCPVVLAPLLYPEKRDILMDRILPDSGELAKTMMESSLAEFMQEVGYGFCASLDECRNIILQYGVREVTASQVARVLGMMARTHSGLSDGIPLQSISAPGSGIWSDGKDKSDGSQAHTWNVEVLIDVVKEVNPNLNFKEVTYELDHPGFMIRDSKGLQMVVYGIQRGLGMEVFPVDLIYRPWKHAEGQLSFIQHSLMSPDVFCFADYPCHTVAIDILKAPPEDDNREIATWKSLDLVESLLRLSEVGQYEQVKQLFSFPIKHCPDMLVLALLQISTSWHTLRHELISTLMPIFLGNHPNSAIILHYAWHGQGQSPSIRQLIMHSMAEWYMRGEQYDQAKLSRILDVAQDLKSLSMLLNGTPFAFVIDLAALASRREYLKLDKWLTDKIREHGVGGEPFIQACVTFLKRRCPSIMGGLAPEKDQPKSAQLPPETMATMLGCLQACAGSVSQELSETILTMVANCSNVMNKARQPPPGVMPKGRAPSTSSLDAISPVQVSVSPLQMDPLTAMGSLNLSSSATSHTQSMQGFPTPLGSAFSNPQSPAKAFPPLSNPNPSTPFGGIGSLSSQLGPLGSGIGSGLGMPAVSSDPFGTRKMSTPGLNPTTFQQSKMKASDLSQVWPEANQHFSKEIDDEANSYFQRIYNHPPHPTMSVDEVLEMLQRFKDSTIKREREVFNCMLRNLFEEYRFFPQYPDKELHITACLFGGIIEKGLVTYMALGLALRYVLEALRKPFGSKMYYFGIAALDRFKNRLKDYPQYCQHLASIGHFLQFPLHLQECVQYIEYGQQSRDPPVKMQGSITTPGSLALAQAQAQSQPPKAPQPGQPSTLVTTATATTTVAKTTTITRPTPGSFKKDVPPSINTTNIDTLLVATDQTERIVEPPENVQEKIAFIFNNLSQSNMTQKVEELKETVKEEFMPWVSQYLVMKRVSIEPNFHSLYSNFLDTLKNPEFVKMVLNETYRNIKVLLTSDKAAANFSDRSLLKNLGHWLGMITLAKNKPILYTDLEVKSLLLEAYVKGQQELLYVVPFVAKVLESSLRSVSHQAEYLPELTGSQSFQAEYLQQQTGSQPELDDVDHYRQYYSPSPEEAKRLKIFRPQNPWTMAIMNVLAELHTEHDLKLNLKFEIEVLCKNLSLDINDLKPGTLLKDKDKLKSLEEQLSAPKKEAKPPEEMIPIVSTGIQHFQTGMPLVGDFLPFAAAPSTPAPTTTCSATGPPTPQFSYHDINVYALAGLAPHINININIPLLQAHPQLKQCVRQSIERAVQELVHPVVDRSIKIAMTTCEQIVRKDFALDSEESRMRVAAHHMMRNLTAGMAMITCREPLLMSIATNLKNSFAAALRAPTPQQREMMEEAAARVAQDNCELACCFIQKTAVEKAGPEMDKRLATEFELRKHARQEGRRYCDPVVLTYQAERMPEQIRLKVGGVDPKQLAVYEEFARNVPGFLPSNDLSQPTGFLAQPMKQQAWATDDVAQIYDKCMADLEQHLHAIPPALAMNPQTQALRSLLEAVALARNSRDGIAALGLLQKAVEGLLDATSGADADLLLRYRECHLLVLKALQDGRAYGPLWCNKQITRCLIECRDEYKYNVEAVELLIRNHLVNMQQYDLHLAQSMENGLHYMAVAFAMQLVKLLLVDERSVSHITEADLFHTIETLMRTSAHSRANAPEGLPQLMDVVRSNYEAMIDRAHGGPNFMMHSGISQASEYDDPPGLREKAEYLLREWVNLYHSAAAGRDSTKAFSAFVGQMHQQGILKTDDLITRFFRLCTEMCVEISYRAQAEQQHNPAASAAIIRAKCYHNLDAFVRLIALLVKHSGEATNTVTKINLLNKVLGIVVGVLIQDHDVRQTEFQQLPYHRIFIMLLLELNAPEHVLETINFQTLTAFCNTFHILRPTKAPGFVYAWLELISHRIFIARMLAHTPQQKGWPMYAQLLIDLFKYLAPFLRNVELNKPMQILYKGTLRVLLVLLHDFPEFLCDYHYGFCDVIPPNCIQLRNLILSAFPRNMRLPDPFTPNLKVDMLSEINIAPRILTNFTGVMPSQFKKDLDSYLKTRSPVTFLSELRSNLQVGGATLGPWKYLQHNDTSLEQVSNEPGNRYNIQLINALVLYVGTQAIAHIHNKGSTPSMSTITHSAHMDIFQNLAVDLDTEGRYLFLNAIANQLRYPNSHTHYFSCTMLYLFAEANTEAIQEQITRVLLERLIVNRPHPWGLLITFIELIKNPAFKFWSHDFVHCAPEIEKLFQSVAQCCMGQKQAQQVMEGTGAS comes from the exons ATGAATCTTGACTCGCTCTCGCTGGCTTTGTCTCAAATCAGCTACCTGGTGGACAATTTAACAAAGAAAAACTACAGAGCCAGCCAGCAGGAAATACAGCAT ATTGTGAATCGTCACGGCCCTGAGGCGGACAGGCATTTATTACGCTGTCTCTTCTCCCATGTGGATTTCAGTGGTGATGGTAAAAGCAGTGGCAAAGATTTTCATCAG TTTCTGATCCAGGAGTGTGTTTCACTGATTTCAAAGCCTAATTTTATTTCAACACTTTGCTACGCCATCGACAATCCTTTGCACTACCAGAAG AGTTTGAAGCCGTCGTCCCACTTGTTTACTCAGTTGAGTAAAGTTCTCAAGCTAAGCAAGGTTCAAGAA GTGATATTTGGCCTTGCTTTGCTCAATTCGTGCAACGCAGACCTTCGTGGTTTTG CCGCGCAGTTCGTCAAACAAAAGCTCCCTGATCTCCTCCGCTCGTACGTGGACGCGGACCTTGGCGTTAACCAGGAAGGTGGCTTCCAAGATATTGCCATAGAGGTCCTGCACCTGCTCCTCTCCCATCTTCTGTTTGGCCAGAAGGGAGCCAGTGGCGTCGGACAAGAGCAGATTGACGCTTTCCTCAAGACACTGTGCAGAG ATTTCCCGCAGGCGCGCTGCCCTGTGGTGCTTGCACCGCTGCTGTACCCTGAAAAACGGGACATTCTGATGGACAGGATTCTGCCAGACTCGGGAGAGTTAGCCAAGACCATGATGGAGAGTTCTCTTGCAGAGTTCATGCAGGAAGTTGGCTATGGCTTTTGTGCAAG TCTTGATGAATGCCGCAACATAATTCTGCAGTATGGGGTGCGAGAGGTTACTGCCAGCCAGGTGGCCAGGGTCCTGGGGATGATGGCTCGTACCCACTCTGGCTTGTCTGATGGAATCCCCCTACAG TCCATCTCTGCTCCGGGCAGTGGCATTTGGAGTGATGGAAAGGACAAAAGTGATGGTTCTCAGGCCCACACTTGGAATGTAGAAGTTCTGATTGACGTGGTCAAAGAAGTT AACCCCAATCTCAACTTCAAAGAGGTGACCTACGAGCTCGATCACCCTGGCTTTATGATCCGGGACAGTAAGGGACTTCAGATGGTGGTGTATGGGATCCAGAGGGGCCTGGGTATGGAGGTGTTCCCTGTCGATCTCATCTACCGGCCCTGGAAGCATGCTGAGGGACAG CTGTCATTCATTCAGCACTCCCTCATGAGCCCAGATGTGTTCTGCTTCGCTGACTACCCCTGCCACACTGTAGCCATCGACATACTGAAGGCGCCACCCGAGGACGATAACAGGGAGATAGCCACCTG GAAGAGCCTGGACCTGGTGGAGAGCCTCCTGCGCCTCTCTGAGGTGGGCCAGTACGAGCAGGTGAAGCAGCTCTTCAGTTTCCCCATCAAACACTGTCCTGACATGTTGGTGCTGGCACTGCTGCAGATCAGCACCTCTTGGCACACCCTGCGCCATGAGCTCATCTCCACCCTCATGCCCATCTTCCTGGGCAACCACCCCAACTCCGCCATCATCTTGCACTACGCGTGGCACGGACAGGGCCAGTCCCCCTCTATCCGTCAGCTGATCATGCACTCGATGGCAGAGTGGTACATGAGAGGAGAGCAGTACGACCAGGCCAAGCTGTCCCGCATCCTGGATGTGGCCCAGGACTTGAAG tctctttcaATGCTGCTAAATGGTACTCCATTTGCCTTTGTTATTGACCTTGCTGCACTTGCCTCTCGCCGTGAATACCTCAAACTTGACAAATGGCTGACTGACAAAATCCGAGAGCACGGGGTGGGTGGC GAGCCCTTCATCCAGGCATGTGTAACGTTCCTGAAAAGACGCTGTCCCTCTATTATGGGTGGTCTTGCCCCAGAGAAGGACCAGCCCAAAAGCGCCCAGCTTCCCCCGGAAACGATGGCTACCATGCTGGGCTGTCTGCAGGCCTGTGCAGG GAGTGTGTCTCAAGAGCTCTCTGAGACTATCTTGACCATGGTTGCCAACTGTAGCAACGTCATGAACAAAGCCCGCCAGCCACCACCGGGGGTCATGCCAAAGGGACGTGCTCCCAGCACCAGCAGTCTAGACGCCATTTCCCCTGTGCAGGTATCGGTGTCTCCTCTCCAG ATGGATCCCCTGACAGCCATGGGTTCGCTGAACCTGAGCAGCTCTGccacctctcacacacagagcatgCAGGGCTTCCCTACCCCGCTGGGCTCTGCCTTCAGCAACCCCCAGTCCCCAGCTAAGGCCTTCCCTCCACtgtccaaccccaaccccagcaCACCATTTGGGGGGATTGGGAGCCTCTCTTCACAGCTAG GTCCTCTGGGATCAGGCATTGGTTCTGGTCTTGGAATGCCAGCGGTGAGCAGCGATCCGTTTGGGACGAGGAAGATGAGCACACCGGGCCTGAATCCGACCACCTTTCAGCAGAGTAAGATGAAGGCCT CTGACCTATCTCAGGTGTGGCCCGAGGCTAACCAGCACTTTAGTAAGGAGATTGACGATGAGGCTAACAGTTACTTCCAGCGCATCTACAACCACCCCCCACACCCCACCATGTCTGTTGATGAG GTGCTGGAGATGTTACAGAGGTTCAAGGACTCCACCATCAAGCGAGAGCGGGAGGTCTTTAACTGTATGCTGAGGAATTTGTTCGAGGAGTACCGTTTCTTCCCCCAGTACCCCGACAAGGAGCTGCACATCACCGCCTGCCTGTTCGGGGGGATCATCGAGAAGGGTCTTGTCACATACATGGCCCTTGGACTGGCCCTCAGATATGTCCTTGAAGCCTTAAGGAAGCCATTTGGATCCAAAATGTATTACTTTGGAATCGCTGCTCTAGATAGATTCAAAAATAG GCTGAAGGACTATCCACAATATTGTCAGCACTTGGCCTCGATCGGCCACTTTCTGCAATTCCCCCTTCATTTACAAGAG TGCGTGCAGTATATCGAGTATGGCCAACAGTCACGGGATCCTCCAGTGAAGATGCAAGGATCCATCACCACCCCTGGAAGCCTGGCGTTGGCTCAAGCTCAGGCCCAGTCTCAGCCTCCCAAAGCCCCCCAGCCTGGACAGCCCAGCACCCTGGTCACCACAGCTACCGCCACCACCACTGTCGCCAAAACCACTACCATCACCCGACCTACCCCTGGCAGCTTCAAGAAGGATGTGCCG CCCTCCATCAACACCACAAACATTGACACTCTGCTGGTAGCAACAGACCAAACTGAGAGGATTGTGGAACCCCCAGAAAATGTTCAAGAGAAAATTGCTTTTATCTTCAATAACCTGTCACAATCCAACATGACACAGAAG GTTGAGGAGTTAAAGGAAACTGTGAAAGAGGAGTTTATGCCCTGGGTCTCCCAGTATCTTGTCATGAAGAGGGTCAGCATCGAGCCCAACTTCCACAGCCTATACTCCAACTTTCTAGACACCCTGAAGAACCCTGAGTTTGTCAAAATGGTTCTGAATGAAACTTACAGAAACATCAAG GTTCTCCTTACCTCTGATAAGGCAGCTGCAAACTTCTCTGATCGATCCCTACTGAAGAATTTGGGCCACTGGCTTGGCATGATCACTCTGGCTAAAAACAAGCCCATCCTGTACACG GATTTGGAGGTGAAATCCCTGTTGTTAGAAGCCTATGTCAAGGGGCAGCAGGAGCTACTGTATGTGGTCCCGTTTGTAGCCAAAGTCCTGGAATCCAGTTTGCGTAGCGTG TCCCATCAGGCAGAGTACCTACCGGAGCTGACAGGGAGCCAGTCCTTCCAGGCAGAATACCTACAGCAGcagacaggcagccagccagAACTAGATGATGTAGACCATTATAGGCAGTATTATAGCCCATCTCCAGAAGAAGCAAAGAGGCTCAAA ATCTTCCGACCTCAGAATCCCTGGACCATGGCCATCATGAATGTTCTGGCAGAGTTGCATACGGAACATGATCTGAAG CTGAACTTAAAGTTTGAGATTGAGGTGCTGTGTAAGAACTTATCACTGGACATCAACGACCTGAAGCCTGGCACCCTGCTGAAAGACAAAGACAAGTTGAAGAGTCTGGAGGAGCAGCTCTCTGCACCAAAGAAAGAGGCCAAGCCCCCTGAAGAAATGATCCCTATTGTTAGCACAGGTATCCAGCACTTTCAAACTGGGATGCCCCTTGTCG GAGACTTTCTTCCATTTGCAGCTGCACCATCCACTCCCGCCCCGACCACCACTTGCTCAGCTACTGGGCCCCCTACCCCGCAGTTTAGCTATCATGACATCAATGTGTACGCCCTTGCAGGGCTAGCCCCTCACATCAATATCAACATCAAC ATCCCCTTGCTTCAAGCCCACCCTCAGCTCAAGCAGTGTGTGAGACAGTCCATTGAGCGGGCTGTGCAAGAGCTCGTCCACCCCGTAGTGGACCGCTCCATCAAGATCGCCATGACCACCTGCGAGCAGATCGTCAGGAAGGACTTTGCTCTGGACTCGGAGGAGTCGCGCATGCGTGTGGCAGCTCATCATATGATGCGCAACCTGACTGCCGGCATGGCCATGATCACCTGCCGGGAGCCCCTGCTCATGAGCATCGCCACCAACCTGAAGAACAGCTTTGCCGCTGCCCTCCGG GCCCCCACCCCCcagcagagagagatgatggaggAGGCTGCTGCCAGGGTCGCCCAGGACAACTGTGAGCTGGCCTGCTGCTTCATCCAGaagactgcagtggagaaggctGGCCCAGAGATGGACAAGAGGCTGGCGACG GAGTTTGAGCTGAGGAAGCACGCCCGCCAGGAGGGCCGTCGCTACTGTGACCCCGTTGTGCTGACCTACCAGGCCGAGCGCATGCCAGAGCAGATCAGACTCAAG GTTGGAGGCGTAGACCCCAAACAGCTGGCGGTGTATGAGGAGTTTGCCCGGAATGTTCCAGGCTTCCTACCAAGCAACGACCTGTCTCAGCCCACAGGATTCCTTGCCCAGCCCATGAAG caacaggcaTGGGCCACGGACGACGTGGCTCAGATCTATGACAAGTGCATGGCAGACCTGGAGCAGCACCTCCACGCCATCCCTCCAGCGCTGGCCATGAACCCTCAGACCCAGGCTTTGCGCAGCCTGCTGGAGGCCGTGGCCCTAGCCAGGAACTCCCGGGACGGCATCGCCGCTCTGGGTCTGCTGCAGAAG gCTGTGGAGGGTCTGCTGGATGCTACCAGTGGTGCCGATGCTGACTTGCTTCTGCGGTACAGAGAGTGCCACCTGCTGGTGCTCAAAGCCCTCCAGGACGGCCGGGCATACGGGCCACTGTGGTGCAACAAGCAGATTACCAG GTGCCTGATTGAGTGCCGTGATGAGTACAAGTACAACGTTGAGGCTGTGGAGCTGCTGATCAGAAACCACCTGGTCAACATGCAGCAGTATGACCTGCACCTGGCACAG TCTATGGAGAATGGGCTGCACTACATGGCGGTGGCGTTTGCCATGCAGCTGGTGAAGCTGCTGttggtggatgagcgcagtgtgAGCCACATTACCGAGGCAGACTTGTTCCACACTATCGAGACTCTGATGCGAACCAGCGCCCACTCCAGGGCCAACGCACCTGAGGG GCTTCCTCAGCTGATGGACGTGGTCCGCTCCAACTACGAGGCTATGATCGACCGGGCCCACGGAGGACCCAACTTTATGATGCACTCTGGCATCTCCCAGGCATCCGAGTACGACGACCCGCCAGGCCTGAGGGAGAAGGCTGAGTACCTGCTGAGGGAATGGGTCAACCTGTACCACTCTGCAGCCGCCGGCCGGGACAGCACCAAGGCCTTCTCTGCCTTTGTGGGCCAG ATGCACCAGCAGGGCATTCTGAAGACCGATGACCTGATCACTCGTTTCTTCCGGCTGTGCACGGAGATGTGTGTAGAGATCAGCTACCGCGCCCAggccgagcagcagcacaacccTGCGGCCAGCGCCGCCATCATCAGGGCCAAGTGTTACCACAACCTGGACGCCTTTGTGCGCCTCATCGCCCTGCTGGTCAAGCACTCCGGAGAGGCCACCAACACCGTCACCAAGATCAACCTGCTCAACAAG GTTCTAGGTATTGTGGTTGGAGTGTTGATCCAGGACCATGATGTGAGACAGACTGAGTTCCAGCAGTTGCCTTACCATCGCATCTTCATCATGCTGTTGCTTGAGCTCAATGCCCCCGAGCATGTGCTGGAGACCATCAACTTCCAGACCCTCACCGCCTTCTG CAACACTTTCCACATCCTGAGGCCTACCAAAGCCCCTGGCTTTGTTTACGCTTGGCTGGAGTTGATCTCTCACCGTATCTTCATCGCCAGGATGCTGGCGCACACCCCACAGCAGAAG GGTTGGCCCATGTATGCCCAACTTCTCATTGATCTGTTCAAGTACCTGGCACCCTTCCTGAGGAATGTTGAGCTTAACAAACCTATGCAAATCCTCTACAAG GGTACCCTGCGCGTCCTTCTGGTCCTACTGCATGACTTCCCAGAGTTCCTGTGCGACTACCACTACGGCTTCTGCGACGTCATCCCGCCCAACTGCATCCAGCTCCGCAACCTGATTCTGAGTGCCTTCCCACGCAACATGAGGCTTCCAGACCCCTTCACTCCCAATCTGAAG GTTGACATGCTCAGCGAGATCAACATCGCTCCGCGCATCCTTACAAACTTCACCGGAGTGATGCCCTCTCAGTTCAAGAAGGATCTGGACTCGTACCTGAAGACACGCTCCCCCGTCACCTTCCTCTCTGAGCTCCGCAGCAATCTGCAGGTAGGGGGCGCCACTCTGGGTCCCTGGAAGTATTTGCAGCACAACGACACATCTTTAGAACAG GTGTCAAATGAGCCAGGCAACCGTTACAACATCCAGCTGATCAACGCTCTGGTGCTGTATGTGGGAACCCAGGCCATCGCACACATCCACAACAAGGGCAGCACCCCCTCGATGAGCACCATCACTCACTCAGCCCACATGGACATCTTCCAGAACCTGGCTGTGGACCTGGACACTGAGG GGCGTTATCTCTTCCTGAATGCCATCGCCAATCAGCTGCGCTACCCAAACAGCCACACCCATTACTTCAGCTGCACCATGCTGTACCTGTTTGCTGAGGCCAACACTGAGGCAATCCAGGAGCAGATTACCAG GGTTCTTCTGGAGAGGCTGATTGTGAACAGGCCTCATCCCTGGGGACTGCTCATCACCTTCATCGAGCTCATCAAGAATCCCGCCTTCAAGTTCTGGAGCCACGACTTTGTACACTGTGCCCCAGAGATTGAGAA gttGTTCCAGTCAGTGGCTCAGTGCTGTATGGGGCAAAAGCAGGCTCAGCAGGTGATGGAGGGCACTGgtgccagttag